Proteins co-encoded in one Leptodactylus fuscus isolate aLepFus1 chromosome 4, aLepFus1.hap2, whole genome shotgun sequence genomic window:
- the LOC142200252 gene encoding tumor protein D52-like isoform X1, with amino-acid sequence MDSKDFDLQDDYKSPFNFDSGVNRNYLFLSPRLSNTPPDSPTRFGTDLLKHDPEPVPEGEDAAATVTDALSEEEQEHLRNELAKVEEEIQTLSQVLAAKERHLADIKRKLGLTPLVELKQNISKGLQDVASTNMYRRTSETLTQAGQKASAAISTVGSVITRKLEDVNIRSIQHSISMPAMRNSPTFKSFEEKVENLKSKVSGSNTKQPAGDFGEVLNSAANASATEDLTEKDLEDQ; translated from the exons ATGGATTCTAAGGATTTTGACCTACAAGATGACTACAAGTCACCTTTCAATTTCGACTCTGGCGTCAATAGGAATTATCTTTTTCTTTCTCCTCGGCTGAGTAACACTCCTCCGGATTCACCAACTCGTTTTGGCACGG ATCTCCTAAAACATGACCCTGAACCTGTACCTGAGGGAGAAGATGCAGCTGCTACAGTAACAGACGCCTTATCAGAGGAGGAACAGGAACACTTACGAAATGAGCTTGCAAAG GTAGAAGAAGAGATACAAACACTCAGTCAAGTTCTTGCGGCTAAGGAGCGGCATCTAGCAGATATCAAAAGGAAACTTGGACTAACCCCATTGGTGGAACTAAAGCAAAATATCTCTAAAGGATTGCAGGATGTGGCCTCCACCAATAT GTACAGGAGGACTTCAGAAACCCTGACTCAAGCTGGGCAGAAGGCTTCAGCCGCCATCTCCACAGTTGGATCGGTCATCACGAGAAAGTTAGAGGATGTAAA TATACGTTCTATACAGCATTCAATTAGTATGCCTGCTATGAG GAATTCACCCACTTTCAAGTCTTTTGAAGAAAAAGTGGAAAACCTGAAG TCAAAAGTAAGCGGCAGCAACACCAAACAGCCAGCCGGAGATTTTGGAGAGGTTTTGAACTCTGCCGCCAATGCCAGTGCCACAGAAGACCTCACAGAGAAGGATCTCGAAGACCAGTGA
- the LOC142200252 gene encoding tumor protein D52-like isoform X2 has translation MDSKDFDLQDDYKSPFNFDSGVNRNYLFLSPRLSNTPPDSPTRFGTDLLKHDPEPVPEGEDAAATVTDALSEEEQEHLRNELAKVEEEIQTLSQVLAAKERHLADIKRKLGLTPLVELKQNISKGLQDVASTNMYRRTSETLTQAGQKASAAISTVGSVITRKLEDVKNSPTFKSFEEKVENLKSKVSGSNTKQPAGDFGEVLNSAANASATEDLTEKDLEDQ, from the exons ATGGATTCTAAGGATTTTGACCTACAAGATGACTACAAGTCACCTTTCAATTTCGACTCTGGCGTCAATAGGAATTATCTTTTTCTTTCTCCTCGGCTGAGTAACACTCCTCCGGATTCACCAACTCGTTTTGGCACGG ATCTCCTAAAACATGACCCTGAACCTGTACCTGAGGGAGAAGATGCAGCTGCTACAGTAACAGACGCCTTATCAGAGGAGGAACAGGAACACTTACGAAATGAGCTTGCAAAG GTAGAAGAAGAGATACAAACACTCAGTCAAGTTCTTGCGGCTAAGGAGCGGCATCTAGCAGATATCAAAAGGAAACTTGGACTAACCCCATTGGTGGAACTAAAGCAAAATATCTCTAAAGGATTGCAGGATGTGGCCTCCACCAATAT GTACAGGAGGACTTCAGAAACCCTGACTCAAGCTGGGCAGAAGGCTTCAGCCGCCATCTCCACAGTTGGATCGGTCATCACGAGAAAGTTAGAGGATGTAAA GAATTCACCCACTTTCAAGTCTTTTGAAGAAAAAGTGGAAAACCTGAAG TCAAAAGTAAGCGGCAGCAACACCAAACAGCCAGCCGGAGATTTTGGAGAGGTTTTGAACTCTGCCGCCAATGCCAGTGCCACAGAAGACCTCACAGAGAAGGATCTCGAAGACCAGTGA
- the LOC142200252 gene encoding tumor protein D52-like isoform X3, which yields MESTEQDLLKHDPEPVPEGEDAAATVTDALSEEEQEHLRNELAKVEEEIQTLSQVLAAKERHLADIKRKLGLTPLVELKQNISKGLQDVASTNMYRRTSETLTQAGQKASAAISTVGSVITRKLEDVNIRSIQHSISMPAMRNSPTFKSFEEKVENLKSKVSGSNTKQPAGDFGEVLNSAANASATEDLTEKDLEDQ from the exons ATCTCCTAAAACATGACCCTGAACCTGTACCTGAGGGAGAAGATGCAGCTGCTACAGTAACAGACGCCTTATCAGAGGAGGAACAGGAACACTTACGAAATGAGCTTGCAAAG GTAGAAGAAGAGATACAAACACTCAGTCAAGTTCTTGCGGCTAAGGAGCGGCATCTAGCAGATATCAAAAGGAAACTTGGACTAACCCCATTGGTGGAACTAAAGCAAAATATCTCTAAAGGATTGCAGGATGTGGCCTCCACCAATAT GTACAGGAGGACTTCAGAAACCCTGACTCAAGCTGGGCAGAAGGCTTCAGCCGCCATCTCCACAGTTGGATCGGTCATCACGAGAAAGTTAGAGGATGTAAA TATACGTTCTATACAGCATTCAATTAGTATGCCTGCTATGAG GAATTCACCCACTTTCAAGTCTTTTGAAGAAAAAGTGGAAAACCTGAAG TCAAAAGTAAGCGGCAGCAACACCAAACAGCCAGCCGGAGATTTTGGAGAGGTTTTGAACTCTGCCGCCAATGCCAGTGCCACAGAAGACCTCACAGAGAAGGATCTCGAAGACCAGTGA